AAAtccttctatttttttctacaaaggattcaaaGGGACATTTGTGGATCGACTCACCCTCCATACGGACCATTTAGacattttatgattttatttgacACTTCCACACATTGGTTAcatgtgtgcttgttgtccacaaggaatgttgcattctccaaactgttggcttCAGTTATCAAGTTCAGGGCTCACCACTttgattatccgatcaaatatattcgattggataatgctggagaattcatatttaaaacttttgatgactattgcatgtcggttgggattgaagttgaacatcttgTACCTTATGTTCAAACCTAAAACGGCTtggcagaggcattcattaagtgcttacaaatgattacttgatcgttggtcatacgtatCAAGCTCCCGATCgttgcttggggccatgcaatattgcacataGCCATGTTGGTCCGTCTGAGGCCTGTTGTCAAACCAACCATATAACAcccttcagttggttaccgGATATAAACCCGACATATCGCATTTGCACTTTTTTTATTGTGTTGTCTATGTGCTGATTTCAccgcccttacgtacaaaaagGGAGCCTCAGTGAATGATAAGAATCTATGTCCGATATGATTCTCATTCGATCAttcattacttagaacctttgacagacGGTTTGTTTATCGCTCGTTTCGCGGATTGTCACTCTATGAGACAATCTTCTCGTCGTTAGGGAAAGATAAGAACATCAACGTTCCTGAAGAACAACGTGAATTATCGTGGATGACTcctactttgtctcatttagatccccacaccgcttagtctgaaactgaagtgtaACACATTAGATCTCCAAAGTATAGCTCAAAGCATACCAGATGCTTTCATCGATCTAATGCGAATAACAAGATCACATTTTCCAGTTcgaatgtgcctgcaaagataAATTTACCAAATGTGCAACGGACCTCCTTCCTGGAGGTCCAGGACGCCACTTTGGccgatccacgtacattagtggctagccaatcatctgcccaTACACACAAGCGTGGCAGACtacttggttcaaaggattcactcCCCTAAAATAGGAAACTCATGGCACAGGCACCTGAAGAGCCTACCGTGAATCCGACCGtcgcttactcattctatccaactcataaGGATATTAAATTACGGAAACGTCCTTGAAGAGATGAATCTATCTtccgagaatcgtgagatttcaatttattatgctagcttagatgatgtttggtgtggaaatgagatgatcttcgATGACGCATTAGCATATGTAGTACCTATTGAGATCATGttaagcgatgacattgaacacTGTTTCGTTGATGAATATCGATGTAGTACCGATTGGTTAAACTGGAAATAAGCAATCCAAGTTGAACTCGATTTgcttgcgaaacgtaaggtgtttggacttgtagctcatactcctccacatgtgaagcatgttggctacaagtgggttttcgtttagaagcgtaatgagaagaacgaaattgtgcgttacaaagctTGTCTTGTTGCGTAAGGCTTCTCACAATGCCCCGGGATtaactatgacgaaacttattgacccattatggatgtgattacttttcgctaccttatcagtttggtagtttctgaaaaacttaGTATACATCTGATGGACGTAGCAACTGCGTATCtttatggggatcttgatacgaaaatttatatgaaagttcctaaaagacttacattgactagatcaaatatttccaaccCCGGAACACGCTCTTAATTTGGCTGAGGCGTTCACTCTATGGTTTAAAGCAatctggaagaatgtggtataaccgtttgagtgagtatttgactagtgaGGAATATATGAAAATGAACTATGcctttgtgtgttcattaagaagttaCATTCTAGTTTTGCGATTattgcagtatatgtcgatgacatgaatctgATCGGAACTCCTAAAGAGTTCGCGAGAACTGCTGCACACCTGaagttggaatttgagatgaagaatCTAGGAAAGACTCAATATTGTCTCAGTCACGAGATAGAGCACCGTTCAGATGAAATCTTAGTTCATCAATCAAACTACACCAGAAGGTGTTGTAccgctttaatgaggataaatcGAAGCCTTCAAGTACAcctatggtcgttcgatcgctagatgcaaaacaaGATCCCTTTCGCCCGAATGagaatgatgaagagattttggagcccgAAGTGCGAAGTGCGATAGGCACTTTAATATACTTAGCTCAATACACCAGACCTGACATCTtcttcgctgttaatcttttggcaagatacagtaatgcaccaacacgcagacactgtactggtgttaaagacatcttctgttaccttaagggtactacgaaTCTAagcttgttctatccctacggGTCCTCGAGTGATGCTGCCCCCTTTATCTTGagtcgattctcgccttgttggttatgtcgACACAGGATACTTATTTGATCCACACAAGGCACATTCTTAAACGGGTTATGTTTTTACCATTGGAGGTATCgcaaatctcttggaggtcaactaaacagaccttagttccCACTTCAtttaaccatgctgaaattctcgccttacatgaagcaactcgggaatgcttttggttaagagcagttgtgggccatattcgaaaCTTCTGCAATCTTTACCTCATAGTTGATGTCCTGACGACGATCTATGAAGATAATGTAGTATACATCGAACAACTTAAGAAAGGTtgcatcaaaggagacaacactaAGCACATTACGctgaagttcttcttctcacatcaataACAAGAGCATTAGAAGATTGCAGTCACGCAAATTTGTTCGCAAGACAATATGGCCAACCTCTTCACCATAccgaagcttgttcaaggaattggtatgcataaactttctgagttgtaacattgctagttctctttggaattatgtcaaactcagggggagtatcttgaagtatacttgcttgatcataatgtacttttttccctaatattaggagcatttttcctactggttttttgctacctaactaggttttaacgaggcacccaccttgggttgattATATCCTTGATGACATCCAGTTgacgtttcatttgactttgcatttctcacgcatttttccttagactatggattttgtccctactcaggtttttgccatagcgaaagggttttttgtgagacttagttccTTATGCAAGTTCATACCTTATTTGAGAATAGTGTGTTTCCAGAATCAGTGCCGACAAGtcaacttcctcaacttctgcatgatgccgaatctacttgagtatttacacactcaagggggtgcgttgtaaacttctagtttaagtgtgattgtgtaaatccttgGGGATAAAAGatttcttctctccctctctatatTTCCTCTCTCTGCCGCTGGCCTTCTTCTCCTATCAGTTAAATATGGGCCACAacataatgatatttttctttgcaATATTGGCATAGGTCCAAGATTGAATCATAACtgttgataaataaaaaatttaaatgatagTTTAAGCCTTGTTTGTTTAACGTTGGATTGGAATATAACTCACAATAATTTAGGTAATGTTAAAAGACCTTTCTTGGGGATCACAATAACTTGTTAGGATTACAAAGTTATACCAGAGAGAGCCTGGCTAACCAACATGACATGTTGGTGATGGATGTACATAACAATGACATAGAAGAAAGAACAAGATCTTGAAATGTCCAAGAACTAGATGGTGGAatctaaaaggagaaaaaaaaatcactttcaaACAGAGGCAAATGCATTGAGGTGCAAGGGGGGTCAAATGACCCCCCTAAACAACATCGGTGAATGTCCATAGATAACTTGAGTGCTTACCACCCCCCTCCCCGCGAATTTCGGTGAATGTCCATGGATAACTTGGGTAGGGCCCCTTTGAAGATTGGAGTTAGCTTCATACATGCCCTCCAACTGTAAGAGTGGcttttcttattatttgtttttaataaatgTTATTTTATCAAAACAACATAGTTTTGGACCCTTTgcttaataaaaaatcaaaataaacacCCAGAGCCAAAAAAATAAACGTATGGATGATGGATATATTACTCGAGGAAGTTCACGGCGTGAAGCTTAAAGAATCACAAACTTTCATCATTATCATATGGAGCTTTTTGTTGCTATCATTGATAAGCAACTTATGGAATTAAATAGTCGTTTTGATGAGGTAATTACAAAGTTGCTTCTTTGTTTGACCAATTTGAGCCCGGATGATTCATTATCAGCTTTTGATGAACAAAAGTTAATATGTTTTGCACAATTTTATTCAAACGAATTTACTACTTGTCAACTCTTGGCACTTGAAGTTCAACTTGGGCATTATATTCTTGATATGCGTTTGAGTAGTGAATTTTCTCAATTGAAAGGAATTGGTTGCCTTGCAAAAAAATGGTAGACACGAGGAGGAATAGAGTATATAATCATGTGTATTTGCTAATTACATTTGCTTTGGTTCTACCAGTTGCTATTGCTTTAGTGGAGAGAGCTTTTTCCGCTATGAATATTGTGAAAACTCCATTGAGTAACCGAATGGGAAATCAATGTTTGAGTGATAGCATGGTGGTTTATATGGAGAGCAATATTTTTTCTTCCATTGACAATGAAACTATAATGCAACgcttttaaaaaatgaaaatgcatCAGGGACTATTATAACTtgtattgttaatttttctataaGTTATGAATGATGGAACTATAGTTTAATCTTTAAGTTATTATATGTGTAAGAAATTTttgtaaacttttatttgtgacCCCCCGAAATATTTttcctggatccgccactgcTTTCAAAGAGAAAATATTCACCCAATGCATTTGGGATACAGAGGGGAACGCTACCCAAATGTAGGATTCCATGGCTAGCTGTATTTGAAGAGTTGCAAAAGGGGAATTAGTAGAGTCCAAGGATTGAGTTGCAAAAGGGGAATTAGTAGAGTCCAAGGATTTTGTACCCACATCAAAGGAATCTTGGTGGTCGAAAGAGGAGGTACAAGAAAATTGGTTAAGGCTAAGAAGGAATATTGTAAAGCCTTTACAAGGAGAGAAAATTGTGAAAGCTATAAAATAACGAAGAAGGAGGCATAGAAAATCGTGAGAGAAACGAAGCTAACGGTTTATGAAAATATGTATAAGCAATTAAATACCAAAGAAAGAGAGTTGGATATCTATAAACTGGACTTGAACCAAGTAATGTGCACCAAGGATGAGAATGAAAATGTTTTAGTTACGGAGAACGCGGTTAAAGATTGATGGAAAgtttattttcataatcttttcaatgACAGACACGAAAGGAGTACTTATTTGGGTAATTTGAGTAACTTGGAAGAGTGAAGAAATTACTCCTTCTACCACCAAATCAATTAAGAAGAAGCTTGTAGCTTTGAAAAAAGATGAAGCATAGAAAAGTAGTGGGTCCTAACAGTATACAGACCAAAGTGTGGAAAATCTTGGGAGTGACATGTATAACATGGTTCATAAacctttttaaaaatattttgaaaatgaagaagatgccAAATGAGTGGCAAAAAAGCACTTTGGTGCCTACATACAAGAATAAGGTGACATAACTATAGGggtattaattaagttaatgagTCATGCAATGAAGCTTTGGGAGAGAGTAATTGAGCATAGATTGAGGCAAGATACACAGGTCTCAAACAATCGATTCGGGTTTATGTCAAGGGGTTCAACTATGGAAGCAATCTATCTCTTATGCTGATTAATGGACAATATAGAGATATGCAAAAGGATTTGCACATAGACTTTATAGATTTGAAAAAAGCATATGATAGGAACCCAAGAGAAATTCTTTGCAGGATTGCAATAAAAACTCATGAAGGGCAAACTAAAAGCTTTTCATAGTCATAGGCTTCTACCAAGGCTCAGctttaagtccttacctttttaTATTCGTAATTGATgagttaatttgtttttgtatatGTTGAAAGACCTTTCTTGTATTTCATATAGGTTGTTACTTGTTGCGacctttcttgtgtttttttctCGCACACGGGGTTTGAGCTACATGTCTCCTATAGGTTGTTACTTGTTGTGacctttcttgtgtttttttctCGCACACGGGGTTTGAGCTACATGTCtcccttctcctttttttttcttctttttctaatATAATTCGGTAGGTATTGGTGTTTAGAAGAGGGAGGGAAGGTAGGCTAATGTAGCACTCCGATCACTCGGCCTTGGTATGTAATTCTGTTCACATAATCCTCTAACTTGATCCTACAACTTGAAGTTAGAAGATGAATTACTCGCTAAGAAACCTTATTCATTATAATCCTCTCAAAATTGAAGGATCAGAAGAGATAAGTTTCCTCCATGTGTTATTTGATTCTAATCCCGTCAAAAGGAAAACTCATTCACCTCTATACTCAACATACCTTAACACTATGTTTAGGTGTCTCAAAGCCAAAGGACTGAGGTTAAGTTAGTTAATAATGAACTGCAAAATGTTTGAAGGGTTAGAAATGCAGTTCATGAGCATTATAAAGGCATGAGAGGGGGATTTGCAAACCGCTAGTTTGAGTGAGGCATTTATGAATCCTTCATACATGCCTTTGCAATTAATGCTCATGGAGTGCATTTTTAACCCCTTATTCTAACATTCTGTAATTCATTAGTTACTAATTTGACCTCAATCTTTTAGAACTTAGAAATTCTTTGATCAAACATAGCGTAAATATAATGAGTTATCAATTGCAACCCAATTGTTGACACCTAACAATGCATATGTATAGTAGCTATACTTACCAAGAAAAACGGAACTTCCTTGTCATTTTCTTATCAAGTTTCATAAAAAACTAATACATGTACATTTGTAAGGTGTTTTTAGCTTAAGTGGATAAAAACATTTACAATTTACACCTGAAATATATTATATGTTCAATTCTCTCTACCTAAATTATGCTTTTCTGTATACAAAAGAAtcatatatacatgtataattATACATTAAATTTGTGATAACTATGTATGTGTTGCAAGTAGAGGGATGTGAAAGTACATTCGTATAAGTTAGTTCAACGGCAAATAGAAAACAAACTGAAAAGAGCAATGAGAGAGGTCAACTGTATATGTGCTGCAAATTACATTCCAAAGGAACATGACAAGACATGGtatataaaacaaaaggatGGGTCATAAGATATATGAGAGCTAGGCACTCTCCCTCTTATGGTCCACAGTATTAATCTACCTATTATATTCATTAACTTTCCCACCTGCCTTCCcaccaaaaagaaaatcaaaattcCAGCTCAGTCCCTTAATACTCTATTAGATTCATCAATGAAATTCAACTCCCTATCtcaccggaaaaaaaaaaaaaattaaaaaaataaaaaataaaaaagaggagAACCTCAAGAAACCAAGAGAAATCCACATCTCTGAATAATTCTTCTACAATAGGTTCCCATTCTTTCTTTGAAGTAAAATAATTTGataacagaaaataaataaaaaactataaatatggaaaattgttgaataagtcTATGGATGTAGAAGGGGAAAAGAAGTTTGAAGGACTAGGCATGAAGCTACCTTCTATGAAGTTCCTGTTGCCATAGAGCACGGGGCTCAAATCATGAAAGAAGCTATCTGCCGGCGGAGAGAAGAAGTTTGACGGAATTGGAGTGAGCGAAGCGGGCCCAGGTGACAAGATCCCCGGAAACAAACCCTTTTTCACACCACCGTCATCCATTATTTCCATTTCTTCCACAACATCTTGAGCAGTACTGTTTTTCTTCATCCCTTGATCATCATGAGCTGGAGGGTTATTATAGTTATCGTGATTCAGAGGATTAATATTGTTATTACTAGGCGGTGAAGAAGATGTAGTTGAAGAATTTGATCGTGGTAAGCCGGTGAGGCGTTGGACAAGGTCCATGAACTCGCTAGGGTTTGTGTGGATGACCTTCGGGGACACCGTGTAGATTATGACCGGCTGACGTGGCTGCTGGTAGTGATggggctgctgctgctggtttGGTTGTTGTGATGGTTGTGGTACAACCGGAGGTTTCTTGATCTTGTGAGAGTCTTTGTGTATCCTGAGAGGCGTTGGACGCGGACCTTGGAGTTGAAGCTCTCTTCTTGGAGATTTTCCTGTTGAATAATCCATGCCGAGGAAGGTGAAGATCGATGGAACGATACTAAGAACACAAGAGCTGAACTCTTCTgggtttttggtgatttttgcgGAATCTTAAATAGTACTTATCTATCATGTTCTGTATTAATAGTCAGAACTCAAAGGGCAGGGATAGATATAAAGAGGAAGAATGGTGAGATGAAATATTTAAAGGAGAGAGCAAGTCAATGATTCGAAGgggatttaattaaataatccAACAATCATGAAATTAGTATGGCTACTAGCAAATAGCAATAAGCTTATAGCTTAGGAAGAGTGGAGAGGGATTTACAAGGGCCGGTTTCGTGGTGGGGTGGTGTTTGAATTGAACTTGTCCTGAATTGAACTTGTCCTAATGTGGGACTTGGAAGGGATCTGGGTGTGGCGCGTCAGACTGAGAGGTAGTGACGTTGTATATGTGCTCATGTAATTAGCTTATATATTCTATAGTGTTGGATgattaaataaaacaatttcattcattcttgttattttcttttaggaaacctatttttataatttttttagataATTCGGAAGGAGGAATTCGAATTTGAAATGTTTCTTCCAACTTTGGACTTTAGAACAAGAAATACTACCATATGAAAAGTTAGTAGAACTTCTACCAAAAAGTGTTGTAAGCAACAACGCTTTTATTAGAAGcactttaaaaatttaataaaaatgcaactGTGTTTTTGGAAAAAgtatttgaagtgtttttattttctgcCAAACATGGCCAGCTTCTTTTAGAAAaccttaaagtgtttttttgtttttgtcaaacatggtaaaaaaaaacccttttaaaatttaacaaaaatgcaACTGCTTCTTTGGAAaatatttgaagtgtttttattttctgcCAAACATGGCCAGTGCTTCTTTTAGAAAACCTTGAagtgtttcttttgtttttgtcaaaCATGATCAGAAGCACTTTATTTAGGGGATTTGAAAGCACTTTTAGTTGCATGTCACTTTACAGTACTAAAGCAAAAAAAATCATGCCTATGCACCCTGGTGCGAGTTCGATGACCATGGATTCTCAATGCACAAAATTGACAATCCATTTAATCTTTCTGCAAGTAGTTTGTCAACAATTTTCATTGATACCTCTTTTTTAGTTTCTTATCTTCTGCAAGaactaaaaccaagaaaaacttgagaggttttaggttcgattatcattaaagataaatttgaaccacatt
This genomic stretch from Pyrus communis chromosome 2, drPyrComm1.1, whole genome shotgun sequence harbors:
- the LOC137722125 gene encoding protein MKS1-like codes for the protein MDYSTGKSPRRELQLQGPRPTPLRIHKDSHKIKKPPVVPQPSQQPNQQQQPHHYQQPRQPVIIYTVSPKVIHTNPSEFMDLVQRLTGLPRSNSSTTSSSPPSNNNINPLNHDNYNNPPAHDDQGMKKNSTAQDVVEEMEIMDDGGVKKGLFPGILSPGPASLTPIPSNFFSPPADSFFHDLSPVLYGNRNFIEGSFMPSPSNFFSPSTSIDLFNNFPYL